The window gagagaggctctctttatcATAAAAGTGCTGAAAAAAATTTCAACGATGTAGATATGTGAACTGCGATATTTTTTATACATGCTTCATTGATTgccataaagcatttgatacagtaaaacatCCAAAACGGATAGACAGTACAAGAAGAAGATATCCATAAATGAAGAGAATTATaacatttaaattaattttctcaattttgtCTGTCGGAAGGAGATAAAAAATCGAGATCATCCACCAACTAAAAACGTAACCTCACTTACTTGTTCAccagacactttggaaataaacatggataatattgttaataataaGCTGTATAAATTATTAACATTAGCATATTGTATACCTTTGTCAATGCTACTACTAATTGTGAAGATAAGAATTAAAATATCTATATTTACGTAGATGGTATGCATATGAATAGAAGGCAcaatgtaataaataaaacagtaATTATGTGAAAGTGTTTTTATTTATGTAGTGTTGCATAAAATCATGAATGACGGAAAAAAATCGTAATTAAATATGTTTTTGATTTTACATTTAATTGACGATTTTTTGAATTTCCGCCAGTTTGTATTATATCATCAATGTTAGTGCGTTTTCCTATCATTATGATTGTCAATATAAGCGTTGTTTATGATAGTCTAGGGATCAGGGCTCTTTCGTGGCCGATCAAAGTCCACGGAGTTTCAGAGTGTATTCTTATGTATTTTGGCACGCTGAATTcgaattttttataaacaatttaattgtttaaatgattatAATTCgtaaacaaacaaatataaatcatttttatataatGCAACTTGTTACTTAAGAAAAAACCTATAAAGTTATGTTCGGTTAACCTTGATCCAATATTTAGAACCGAAGATATTGCAAAATTTGTGGAAAAACCTTGCAAATTTACGGCATTTAGGCGATTTTTCACTTGTAACTTGGCTGAATTTTGAGTAAAAGAACTTTATAATagctcaaattaaagaaaaagttaccatttttaaaaataaagcttAATTATAAtcgaaatattatttataacaaagTTATAACAATTATAAacggatattttttttattaaaaaaaggcatataatttgtttataatatttttcagcTACTAAAACTTTAGATTATAGCAAAGCAACTTAAATAGTCGCATTTATGTGTTAtgtctaaatattttttttgccaTAAAGCAGTTTTAAAACGAAATGTAATGAACATAAAATGAAAAGAGTCATGAGCGTGATCATTTACATTTATCGTATCGTTTAAACATGCCATTCACGTTCCGATTTGTAGTCCGACTAGTGGTCCAACTTCCGCAGTTGGATCTGAAATCGGACCGTAAGTGGGCTCGTTGGATTAGTTGGACAACTAGTGGTGGTACGAGTCGGATAATCTAGAGGGACGACTTGAAGGTTCGACTTCCAACTGGCGACGAAGTGGGAGCGTGAATGGTGAAGTTGGAAGTCGGATCACAGGTCGGATCAAAAATTTCCTCAGTCAGTTGATCTTCGGAACCTGTTTTAAAATATacgattcttcatcatcatctacTTTTTGTTAGGGCAAATCATTTTCCTTTCTGTAGATCTATTTTGAACACTcccacacaggtacaatttccaaCACTCCGCTTTGATTGgctacagaagaattatcaacaaacaacgaaaatGAAATCATAGTTGTACTGAAAATAGAGGTAACTGTTTCTTTATAtcgttctgaagttattttcttgtggtatcttatgcaaatttactattttaattggaaataagcctgaatattagttagaaattatatctttttgacgtttcgacttcaacTTCTGAacattttgataacgatttccgaagtggaagtccAAACGTCAAATACATTTAATTACAAACTcattttgtggcttatttccaattaaAACAGTAAAAATTTACTACAGGATCAGTTTGTAACTGATATTTCCTCCCTGTATACAATTTGCTTACAACATCAGCTCCAAACAAAATCTCAATTGGTGCTGTCTGTCCAACATCGCTGAgcaaagatccctagttcgcaAATAAATAATCGAAAATAACTTTCAATTTCACGAAAAATTATTATAGCCATGCAAGTTTCTGGTATGACCTTTCCCAATAGTTGTGGAGATATTTTACAGCTGATTTTCAGATCCTTAAATGAGCTTCCTGTGGCCAGAAAGCGTAAAGTTGCTACAAGGCGTTTTTTAGTACTGACACATTCACGCATGACGGTATCTTTTTTGGAAATGAGTAGACCAACTTTTTCCAGCAAAAGCGAAAAAGTGTCACAATAATTCACACGATCAACAAACAATTTTTGTCCaacgtttttcttctttttttcaaatgATAAGGATAACAAGCACAATGCTGCCATTTTCCTCCTCCTAACTATATTTTGCGTAGTGTTTACTGGGTACATTTTGTGGTTAAGCGATGTACATCGTCGTGAAAACAAACCAGAACTGAATTTGGACCGCTAGTTGGATAGCAAGTCGGAGCGTGAGTGGAGACGAATATATTACTAGTAGTACTACTAAGTGGGACCGCAAGTCGGAACGTGAATGCCCAGCTTTAGTTCTTGCTGTGACTTTTACCAAGAAGAATGTCAGTAGCGGAGAAAGGATACGTATATGGTTAGTATAcctatatttagttttctcagagATATAAGTACATTCTGTGATAGAAGTATACATGTGCATTGTATTTAACGATATATTgcttttgttaaatattgtttaattcaATAAAAATGGAAGAAGCTGTCATTACTGTAAGTCCCTCTGGTGATTTCCAGGTGCCTGTGTATATTATCTTTTCGATCGAAGTTAAAATTAAACAATCGATTCCAAAAAACTATTATAACAAAAAGAAGACATTTTTGAAATTagatcataaaaaatttaaatttaaaattctttatttcACAAGCAccaattttttcattttgttggtcTGTGTTATCATTCTTATTTTATACCATGCAAGTTAAGCGTTTATTTTGTATTTCAGTTCTTCCTCTGGtggaattttcagtttttttattaatgcttgtaaaatgaaagtatttgcttCGTTGCAGAAATCGTTGATTTAGCTGCGGATTCAGCTGTTGATTCATCtgttgtgtttttatttttctgtgtaAACACATTTTGACTATAATGTTAGGATATTGATTAATTCCGCTATTCAATAGACTAACTCTTTTAGAGTTTTCAGAAATCGTtctgaaataaaaacaatatactaAGTTTAGTATTTTACATCTTaatatatatagttgactcccaCTCATCCGCGACTCTATAGAAGCCATTTTTAATGtgaatgaaaacttattttataatcTAGATCtaatgaattatttttattattataagcagaaatataatattctatttTTACAATGGAAAGTGACCAGCAAAGCAACATATTTTCTTACGCGCTGCCAAAgatcgaattcaaaatttccgAGAATTTATGATTGATACGGAATGATGAATGTCAGGCAAAAGTTAATAAcagaaaacatttatttataatatacaaaaacaatccaaacctgcaaaatttaataaactataaaagagcTGATGCAATAGCAAAAAGAACGATAAAAATAACCAAATCGGAATCATGGAAAATATATTGTCAGTCCTTAAATAAAACCACGCCTATGAAACAAGTTTGGCAAAAAgtaaatagttataaaaatagaagacaaaACAATACACATTACATAGAATCAAGTGCTGAATGGATAGaggattttcaaaataaattatgtccaaaagtttgcATTTCTAAACCATTACAACCTTGTGCATATGATTCCTCTGGAAATTCAGATAATTATTTAACAGCGCCTTTCAGTCTGTATGAATTGAATAGAGctatgaaaaaaaattgtaatacatcCCCTGGAAAGGATCAAATTCAGTATAATATGATATTTAATCTATCTTATTCCGGCAGAAATGCGTTGTtggatatatataataatatatggttTAATAAAATACCAATTCCCAATGATTGGCTTGACTATATTATAGTCCCTTTATTAAAGcctggaaaaaaatctaataattcaGATTCTTATCGACCTATAGCTATGGCATcttgtttattaaaaacttttgaacgAATGATTAAAAATAGACTAGAACATTTTTTAGAATTCAATAAACTATTACCCGAAAACCAATTCGGATTTAGAAAAAATCGTTCAACGTTAGATAATGTGACTACTCTAGTTACTGACATACAAAGTGGATTCTCACACAATTTTTCAACAACCTGCTTATTCATAGATATAAAAGGAGCGTACGATAATATTCAATTAGACATTTTAATGGACAAGATGCAAAAGCTAAAACTACCGGAactacttatttttaatatttataaattgtataaTGAGAGAAATATTTATATTCGTACACTAGACAAGTTAATAGGTCCTCAAAAAGCTGCTGTTGGCCTTCCTCAGGGCAGCATATTAAGTCCTATTTTGTACATTATATACTCATTTGACTTGGATACTATATTCCATAGGaatataaaaacattacaatatgctgatgatatatgtatatatacggcagaacaaaatatagaaaaatgtcaTCAACATTTAGAGGTAGCTTCAGATTCATTAGAAAAGTGGGTAAAGAATAACGGATTTTCCATTTCAGAAAATAAGTCAGCAGCTGTTACATTTACTAGGAAGAGGTTTCATCATCCGTCTTCAATAACACTAAAAAATTACACACTCCCGTACCTAGCTTCAATTAAGTATCTAGGTATTACTCTAGATACAAAACTTAACTGGAAATCTCATATTCATTATATAACATCTAAAATTGAAAATGCTATAAACATCATAAAAGTTTTCAGCCATAGTAAGTGGGGGGCAGACCCTAATATTTGTCTtctattttataaatcttttattcagtcaataatcgattatggGTGCGTATTATATGGATCGGCCTCTGAATGTCATCTTAAAAAGATTGATCAAATCCAAAATAAATGTCTACGAATCTGTAATGGGTATCTGAAATCTACACCCATAGTTGTTATGGAGGCGGAAAGTTGCATACCTCCACTTCAGTTAAGGAGACAATTCTTaagtaataaaaacttatttaagaTATACGCAAAAAATTACAATCTTACACACACAATTCATCAGTTAACTATCGAGGTTTTAACAAATCGATattggaaatataaaaaaactcctCTATTGATCGAAAGTTATTATAACTACCCAGAAATTAAGGACAATATATTAACTATTAACAACTTAACGTCTTTTAAACACTACGATATTCGCCCTGTATTCCATTTAATCGATGACTACCCTAGACTCCcagaaaaattactaaataaatattttcttaataaaattcatcatAAATGGGAAAATCATGATTACATCTTTACTGACGGTTCTGTAATTAATGGAAATGCCGGTTTGGCTCTTTatcatgttaataaaaaaataaagcgaCTGTATAAACTGCCTAAGGGATCGTCAATATTCACTGCAGAGATAGTCGGAATTAAAAATGCACTAATCTATGCTCAATCCCTATCCGGCACTAATATAGTAATATTCTCTGACTGCAGAAGTGCAttagaaaagataaaaaatattaacataacCGACCAGTATGACGATTTAATTAAAGATGTATATGAAGTACTtacaaatttgaataaaaatgaaaagataATTACattatcttgggtaaaaagtcatTGTGGGATAGAATATAATGAGATAGCAGATAGATTAGCAAAAAGGGCTACTACAGAAGGGGAGATGATTAACATGAAGCTACCTTTGAACGATCACGTAAGCCAAATGAAAATAACCATGAAAACTAAATGGCAAGAAAAATACGAAAAATCCAACTCTGggaaaaagtttaaattgttgcttccaaaactaaacataaaaccatggttttttaatgtacaaaatagaaattttataaaaacaatttcacGAATCAGAAGTAACCATGCAATGTATCCGGAATATAAACACCGTTTAGGTATCCATAACGAAGATTATTGCGAATGCGGAAAACATGGTAGTTTagaacatattatattagaatgccCTTCTATTCAACAAGAGATCTCTGCACTACTTAGTaatctatataaattaaaaatagacacaCCTTTTAACTTATCGAGCTTACTTGCAACTGAAGATATACGAGTATATGAGGTTATTTATGTACATACagttaaatgtaaatttaaattataagcacaCTAACATAAATCCCACTCTTTTGTATCGGCAAATTAgcggcaaaaaaaaaaaaaaaacaaataataaatcaaaaaccaaacaatatagttaaaaaaaaaaatagttacattataaggataatcaataatataatattgagtattatgtataataatatgtgttgttcattaaataatataagataatattagatacgcattaagtgaaaattaatacttaactgaagcattttccttataactttcacatatttgttctggctaattggcttagttccagtgccataaaacaaaacacacacacacacacacacatgattGATACGTCTTCCGAACgctttccgaagtggaaatggaaattttataataaatgtatttTCATCGGAAATTGTGGCTAATTCACATTAAACatagtaaataatatttgtatatagtttttaaaacttttgttccgtaattttttacttctctctAATCTCTTTTTGACTGTCATAGCTATACCTAGATGGTTaaataaatggaaaataaaaacgCGCCtagtaaaaaataattctttaatAAAACCTtgaactaacaaaaaataaattagattcACCCTTTCTGGGACTATCACATTATTAAAATTAGCTTCCATTTATATCTTCTTCAACTATTTGAACTGCAGGTGTATATATTTGTGATTTTTGTTCCAAACATATTACTGATCTAAAAAAATAGATAAGAAATGtagaatttttttgttatttttggtttactaatccctaaatttTCTTTGTGATTTGCTAATATTTTAATACCAATAAACTCATATTTTTCACGTAGAAATTCCATTTAGCTGTATCATGTGGGCAAATTTTCATTGGGcttttttatgttaatttctttttatttcaataaacttTCTTCTATGAAAAATTCCTTACTCTTTGGGATTAGGGACTTTACATAGAGTGTGGAATCATTTTCTGTGCCGAAAACTTACTCTGTTTTTAGAATCTTGGGTCCCGTCCCGTATCGGAAATCCATGGACTGGCAATTAATCCACCATCAAGCTCCATTCCACATCCATTGGATTCTAAAACCAATGGTTTTATATAGTCACAAGATTCCATCATCTAATGGATAATTAGGAGACCTGATACCGCTGTGACATCGTTAACTTTTCATCCAGAAGCCCTACATCGAAAACACATTTTGCAGATATTTAATGCAGGCATTTTTCGTTAATATTAAGGACTTCAGccagtttttttattttcggaCTTTCAGCCATTTAGTTTTTGTTTGGACCTTCAATCATTTTTAGTCCTTTAGCTACTCTTGTACAGGACTTGCTGTAATGTAGAAAAACGTGAGCCAATTTATTCaaaaaaatgtatgtttaaatttttgtgtaaTGGTTTATGCTTTGATCTCTCTTGGGATCGTTCTTGCTACCAATATTTGTCCAAGGGATTAGATCAACTATCTGGGAGAAAAGCTCCGAGTAGGGAACTCCATGATTGTTTTTGTGGTGGTGTAAGGGAGATACTTTAGCTAAGAGTGACATTTTCACGAAATGGTACAACCTAGGTAGTTAGCACATTACACTCACTGTACTTTTGACTGTACTAATTTCTGAAACGGgcatacttaaaaaatatattgcaattcTTTAGTTCAACAAAAATAGCTAAATAAATACGATCAAATGAACACTTACAGTACTAAAGTAATGGTTATTGCCAATAAAGAAATGGAAAGCAGATTATATAACGCAGAGTTAATGTAGATCGTATTGTTATATACTAATGTATATAAAGGTGTTAAAGCAGCAGAAACCAGAGCTCCAGCTCCTACGACCATTGCGAATATCTTACCAACTTCATGGGATGGTACTAAGCGGGATATATTAGCTCGCAGCATGGGAGCGACCAGTCCTCCCATACATTTTGAAGCACCAGCTGGAACAAAAACATTACATTTTATAAGACAGTAGACAAAAAATACTCAGTAGTGTGTATGTGTATGAAGCAAGTCATGTATCAATTTTAATTCAATTCAATTACAAGTTATGCAGTCCACAACCATTGTCAATTTAACCAGCGAACAGTACTTACCAATATAAATCATCGTATCATTGGTTGCAAGAAACTGCAAAATGACGCAACTTGACATAGATATCAACCCTATCAGAGCAAGTGCGGAGTCCTTAATATGAAACTTCCTTTGAAGAATATAACTTCCAGCCATGGTAGCCGCAGCCCAAATTAACATACAAACACTATTATAAAGATTGTACTTTGTAAATGTCCAATTCAGTTTTCCACGAAGGAAGATATATCGAGTGTTTGTATCTGCATGTGTgagaaaaatgtaaattataatagACGTAATTGTTAAAAGGATTACGGCTCTATTGTAGTTTTCCCGTTTTTTAATGGTGGTttgaataatttctttaaataagTTTAACTTAACTGGTTTTTCCTTTTCGTCCTAAAACGGGTACAAAAATAGTATTACTAAGTAAAAAGAAAATGATTGTAAATATAGCCGACAACTtaatatattattagtatattatTATAGCATATATAAttgatatttttctattattggtGTAATGCTATATATATCTGCGGTAACTCTGTTTTATgattataaaaaacaaataaataataaataaaaacatacacCATACACCTATATACCGCAGACAATTTCCTGGGCTCAACTTAACAACATCTAGCTATACTTCagcaaataaaaatgaaatgagtCATGTAAGTGAGTTCGTTGGGCGCTCTCGCTGTGGTGGTGAGctttcttgctgttctgtcaatatattgcCCTCCTTATTTCGTCATATCTTgtgtttgaattcttttctgcttttgttcagtttctggtaaaattttctTGTGTCTGTTggcttacttagttcttgtagttcttaaAGTTCTATTTCATATGTTCTCTCTTCTTCCTGAGTTGGATTTTCTTtacgtagttatttatattccttCTCTGCTTGTCTGGTTCTGTGCCACTGTTGCATTaataaatatgctctgttttttcttGTATTTCTGTTATAATCTGAACATTCTTCATTAAACCAGTCATTCGTttttgttcttctttgtttaccttcCATGCCTACTAATTCTTCAGCTGCTTATTTCACGATGTTTCTGCATCCATCCCACTctttatttatgttttcatgtGATAGTTTGTTTTCTagtttgatatttatattttcgTTCATATCTTTGAGTCCTTTTTTTATGTTCAAAATTCTGACCGTTACCCAACTTTCGGCCCGGTAGCGATCTGAATCTGCATTTGTTCATTTCCTGGTGCTGACGTTTTTGACACTCTAGAATATTAAAATCTTTTCAGAAATAAACTTCGAATCTTGATAATTGCCTTTTGTTCTGTTTACTGCTGAACACGTGTGAACAATTTCTGGAAAGATTATATTTGTAACAATATGTTTcatgaaaacttattttataaactagatccaatgtattatttgtattattagaagcacaaatataatattatatttttagaataCGAAGTGAACACcaaggaaacatattttcttacgCGCCGCCAATGACGGAATTCAAAATTTTCGACTATTCATGATTGCCATGTGATTTCGGCTACTTTCGACCATTTATGACGCGTGATTTTTGATGACtaatttcgttttttatttgCTAGGGTATAGTCTTTGATGGAAAAACAAAGGCACATCTAGATCAGCCACCTGGGGAATAGATTGAATTTTGGTTCTAAGTTTTTTGTGTCAAAAATTATTCACTTCCGGGTCCAAATAAACTCCATAACATTCACAACAATGATTTCTCCTTCTAAACCTGGGTCTAAAAATACCGATGTGACCTTAATAGAGCTTTCATAGTGATGAAAATAAATGAATTACATGCTTAGAAATGGCCACAATATAGATTTCAACAGAAATCAGCAGTTGGGATCGCTTTAGAAAAGCTACCATCTCGTCTGCAAAAAACAGAATTATTACGTAGCAAGTCCCAAGAATAAGAAAATTTCGGAAATAGCTGATGTGGTGCTATTGATTCatattgaagaagaaaataaaatgggcACATACAActgaaaatttagaatttagatATTCTAGTAGAAATACTTGGATTCTGCTGAGGAAAATTAGTGGTGGTACAAAactagtaaataacaaaacaagcTCAGTTACTCCTGATCAGATAGCTACCAGAATAGTAAACTTATTCCAgcctccattccataaaacaCGTACTATTAAAGTTAAACAGCAACATAAACTtcttaaaaagaaaaagacataAACGTCTCTCGCAGACTTTTAGCGCGGAAGATGTCAAAACGGCAATCAAAGATTTAAAAACAGGTAAATCCTCGGATTTTATGGACTAACTACCACATTTTTAGGTAATACGAGACCCAAAGAATTAAATAAGGAAAAGATAAACACGTTTactatatattttctttttatgttAACTTATCACTTACTTCAGTATTTGGTATTAATTTCCTTGAGTCCCGCAGATTTTCTATAGATTCTGGTACACAAATTATTGTATAAGCTATACCAATCGATACACATGCCAAACCAATGGCAAACATTGATGGATAATTGGTGGCGTAAAATATATGGGAACTTGAAATACTTCCTAACAGAGAACCAATTGATAAAGCCACTTCAGAAAAGGCCATTCTAAAATAAAgggaaatattttattaaatactaGCTGACCCGCTAAATTTCTTATCGccttaaaattatatatatatatatatatatatatatatatatattcagggattatacagtattcactgccttccctcgctcaatcgTTTTCAtatctctctgttgtcccattctccatcgtttaggccccTCTCAtgatggcgtcgtctacttcgtcgTCGTCTGTTTCTATTTATGTTCCTTGCTTTAttttgtcattacttctcctatccattcttgttactctgcaacatcttcgcaggcattccatctctgttgctactatcttactgctgtttttcttgctaatgatccaattttcagccgcatatgtcataatacttcgcactaatgttttataaatctgtgtttttgtctttatatttaggtgtctatcccaccatactgagttaagttgtcggattgctgttcttgtttgtcctaatctttgtgtaatttcttcctctgttgttgcctttttcgtgattataaaccccaagtatttgaatttttccttccctttga is drawn from Diabrotica undecimpunctata isolate CICGRU chromosome 5, icDiaUnde3, whole genome shotgun sequence and contains these coding sequences:
- the LOC140440725 gene encoding probable peptidoglycan muropeptide transporter SLC46 isoform X2 yields the protein MVKSLLDLLLPTFICLMAGSWSDKHGRKPVLLVTLGGIAFSCALTILYCLFEDLSPWIFLITAIPTMITGNNTTFFAITLSYISDTSTRETRGLRMAFSEVALSIGSLLGSISSSHIFYATNYPSMFAIGLACVSIGIAYTIICVPESIENLRDSRKLIPNTEDEKEKPVKLNLFKEIIQTTIKKRENYNRAVILLTITSIIIYIFLTHADTNTRYIFLRGKLNWTFTKYNLYNSVCMLIWAAATMAGSYILQRKFHIKDSALALIGLISMSSCVILQFLATNDTMIYIAGASKCMGGLVAPMLRANISRLVPSHEVGKIFAMVVGAGALVSAALTPLYTLVYNNTIYINSALYNLLSISLLAITITLVLSVICLEQKSQIYTPAVQIVEEDINGS
- the LOC140440725 gene encoding probable peptidoglycan muropeptide transporter SLC46 isoform X1, producing MACSNRVTVEVPLFLNYVYFLLTSSVVTNLIIYRTCYITLGYNKSDCSQLGNKDNNVTHHYEKIVQPYADVVLMVKSLLDLLLPTFICLMAGSWSDKHGRKPVLLVTLGGIAFSCALTILYCLFEDLSPWIFLITAIPTMITGNNTTFFAITLSYISDTSTRETRGLRMAFSEVALSIGSLLGSISSSHIFYATNYPSMFAIGLACVSIGIAYTIICVPESIENLRDSRKLIPNTEDEKEKPVKLNLFKEIIQTTIKKRENYNRAVILLTITSIIIYIFLTHADTNTRYIFLRGKLNWTFTKYNLYNSVCMLIWAAATMAGSYILQRKFHIKDSALALIGLISMSSCVILQFLATNDTMIYIAGASKCMGGLVAPMLRANISRLVPSHEVGKIFAMVVGAGALVSAALTPLYTLVYNNTIYINSALYNLLSISLLAITITLVLSVICLEQKSQIYTPAVQIVEEDINGS